The following coding sequences lie in one Treponema sp. OMZ 790 genomic window:
- a CDS encoding CarD family transcriptional regulator has protein sequence MSKKFVFSAKEIVVYPGQGVGTITDITKKEIAGEVIDYYVIYLADSDMTVLVPTTGIDNLGIRRIVTKAEAEAALKFLSEDFEPIPIDWKARYQMNMDLFKSGKILDTASVVRSLYQRSKTKELPIQERKLYDSAYRIFQDEIAASMKMTKTEAEASIHLHLEPLGGPIEKFKDEYDDDDDLIVNDEELDDNDMDEDDIEDSDMYDDE, from the coding sequence ATGAGTAAGAAATTTGTTTTTTCTGCAAAAGAAATTGTCGTTTACCCGGGTCAGGGCGTTGGTACTATCACCGATATCACCAAAAAAGAGATAGCCGGCGAAGTTATAGACTATTATGTTATTTATCTGGCCGATTCCGATATGACGGTTTTAGTTCCCACAACGGGAATCGACAACCTCGGCATTAGGCGCATAGTAACAAAGGCCGAAGCCGAAGCTGCTCTTAAATTCCTATCGGAAGATTTTGAGCCCATCCCAATTGATTGGAAGGCCCGCTACCAAATGAACATGGACTTATTTAAAAGCGGAAAAATTTTGGACACAGCCTCTGTTGTGCGCTCTCTCTATCAGCGCAGCAAAACAAAAGAACTTCCGATTCAGGAAAGAAAACTCTATGATTCGGCTTACAGAATTTTTCAAGACGAAATAGCTGCTTCCATGAAAATGACAAAGACAGAAGCAGAAGCTTCAATCCATCTGCATCTTGAACCGCTCGGCGGGCCTATCGAAAAATTCAAAGATGAATATGATGACGATGACGATTTAATCGTAAATGATGAAGAACTCGATGATAACGATATGGATGAGGATGATATAGAAGACTCGGACATGTATGATGATGAGTAA
- a CDS encoding IspD/TarI family cytidylyltransferase: MMMSKNSGFAAVITAAGKSGRMKLGIKKEYLSIPDYGEGVTVISECLLKFLQTKLFEVLVITVPEKDISTVNNLIFTDKRIEKELAGRETKIILTPGADTRQTSVFNALIKLEEINEKYNEGFKYVLIHDGARPWVSCDLIKNVCSALKKHEAVIPGYPAIDTQKTADESGKITLHLKRSSIYSVQTPQGFDFEKILAAHKKAAGNGKEYTDDSEIYGEFAGDVFICAGEVSNKKITFKEDIK; the protein is encoded by the coding sequence ATGATGATGAGTAAAAATTCGGGATTTGCTGCGGTCATCACGGCCGCCGGAAAATCCGGAAGAATGAAACTTGGAATTAAAAAAGAATATCTAAGCATACCCGATTACGGAGAAGGCGTAACGGTAATTTCGGAGTGCCTTTTAAAATTTTTACAAACCAAATTATTCGAAGTTTTGGTAATTACCGTACCTGAAAAAGATATCTCGACCGTAAACAATTTAATTTTTACCGACAAAAGAATCGAAAAAGAACTTGCAGGCCGGGAAACAAAAATAATACTTACCCCGGGAGCCGATACAAGACAAACCTCCGTTTTCAATGCGCTTATAAAACTGGAAGAAATCAACGAAAAATATAACGAGGGTTTTAAATATGTTCTGATCCATGACGGGGCCCGTCCGTGGGTCAGCTGCGATCTTATAAAGAATGTCTGCTCTGCACTAAAAAAACACGAAGCCGTAATTCCCGGCTATCCGGCAATCGACACGCAAAAAACAGCCGATGAATCGGGTAAAATAACCCTGCACTTAAAAAGAAGCTCCATATATTCCGTTCAAACTCCTCAAGGCTTTGACTTTGAAAAGATACTGGCCGCCCACAAAAAAGCTGCCGGTAACGGAAAAGAATATACCGACGACAGCGAGATTTATGGAGAGTTCGCCGGAGACGTTTTTATATGCGCCGGAGAAGTCTCCAACAAAAAAATAACATTTAAGGAAGACATAAAATGA
- the ispF gene encoding 2-C-methyl-D-erythritol 2,4-cyclodiphosphate synthase, which yields MRTGLGYDLHRLIRGKKLMIGGVHIPFKKGEKAHSDGDVLLHAITDALLGACGMGDIGEFFPPGDKKWKDANSAELLSAVWEKISAQGWKIQNIDCVIIIEEPKILPFRDEIRTSIASILKIEKEQIFIKAKTGEGIGIIGKGKAAAALASCLIFC from the coding sequence ATGAGAACAGGGCTGGGTTACGACTTACACCGCCTGATTCGCGGAAAAAAACTTATGATAGGCGGTGTTCACATTCCATTTAAAAAAGGAGAAAAAGCCCATTCGGATGGAGACGTGCTTCTTCACGCCATAACCGATGCCCTCCTCGGAGCCTGCGGAATGGGAGACATAGGAGAATTTTTTCCGCCCGGCGACAAAAAATGGAAAGATGCAAATTCGGCAGAACTTTTATCCGCCGTTTGGGAAAAAATAAGTGCACAAGGCTGGAAAATCCAAAACATTGACTGCGTAATAATCATCGAAGAGCCTAAAATTCTCCCTTTCAGAGACGAAATAAGAACTTCAATCGCAAGTATTCTAAAAATAGAAAAAGAACAGATTTTTATAAAAGCAAAAACCGGAGAAGGAATAGGGATAATAGGAAAAGGCAAGGCCGCTGCCGCCCTTGCCTCATGCCTTATCTTTTGTTAG
- a CDS encoding DUF6115 domain-containing protein, whose translation MHYILFDLITLVICVGIVVAFRQSDKNNRSIEKAKRYGDKIKEDLEAFVNEKNSSLSDLSTELGVQQSKAIATVKKLDDLRDMFLKQTETVESRASAIREIDRYISESEQTIQKLMDMTALAEKNLMEITREADFVDSLAKSINGAKAELHHLTESIPELKENFAAEADAKLSEYKSKILDEMGLVINDVENRLASAQRDTGELLEVTAIKLQDLYKEAYNSAADKAGALQEAAFAKLKEETAERVQSYRKEFEETAAEIEAQMDDNLSQTREIASEFKAEWDAQAKDYLAQMQSDFSQAQENISSRIDSISERLKEAEDAVSVRSDALSADLNQTESTMRSQFNSLAANFQDNVNSLSKFTDKKLNEFKIQTEERFTKFEKAIENVDSLKEEIEQSQACIKNELMAEFSSYVNAAKQNQQNFFNEFSNNSEKIRERMKTIDAGIDDLKAKAYANVSEKLKMFEDEFFADLAKRSEAINLSFDQWKEDVSANMALLASENESARKDLEEKYKAELRTRLGQTAEEYKALFAKLDEKVKDIESGLNSRVSAVDGTVEQYIEAFRADVNQIKTKASQQLESELASYKIQMQEAVDGQNAELDNTAKGLQEKLIAIREESESQFETIKKDFEAWKARTDQQFTDARSFFDDKITNFAGLTENAIKNLDTKYNAQYKDFMTKSGEAFNGIQAKLNAVDTKVASANKTIEEHAAEITNRFNDEAEKLNEVINKKITEAASEAEHSVQGINEMILEVRTRLDETQEKIREKIQADADRLNSLIEEIDKKQAAFITQTKVFDRADELKEGLEKDIASLKNEVTKFEVYKNTMEDLSLQYEKVTHLEEEAKQKVNRFMNERKNIELLEGEFIKLSTLSDSMDKKIIELTAVNDDLQQYQVQIRRIEESIGDVNTRYERLEKKEAVLNQTLESIDSAFENLKELESDIKKFKGEVSVIPPEMEKIKLTLETLLSNQDRAETVCEKIENVDTVLEELNSKMDNLKQARSWLAATETRLKEISEESEAQLKLMADLFKGEKPERNESGSPSISVQENVLKLSRQGWKNGEIAKALNLSLGEVDLILEYANKR comes from the coding sequence ATGCATTATATTCTATTCGATCTTATAACCTTAGTAATTTGTGTCGGTATTGTTGTTGCTTTTAGACAGAGCGATAAAAATAACCGATCCATCGAAAAAGCGAAAAGATACGGCGATAAAATAAAAGAAGATCTTGAAGCCTTTGTAAACGAAAAGAATTCTTCTTTAAGCGATCTTTCCACTGAGCTCGGCGTACAGCAGAGCAAGGCTATTGCAACCGTAAAAAAGCTTGATGATCTGCGTGATATGTTTTTAAAACAAACTGAAACCGTAGAATCCCGAGCTTCCGCCATTCGCGAAATAGATAGATACATTTCGGAATCCGAGCAGACTATCCAAAAACTTATGGATATGACAGCCTTGGCCGAGAAAAATTTGATGGAGATTACGAGGGAGGCCGACTTTGTCGATTCACTTGCAAAATCCATAAACGGGGCAAAAGCCGAACTGCATCATCTTACCGAAAGTATTCCGGAATTAAAAGAAAATTTTGCCGCTGAGGCAGATGCAAAATTAAGCGAATATAAGAGCAAAATTTTGGATGAAATGGGGCTTGTAATTAACGATGTTGAAAACCGCCTTGCTTCTGCTCAAAGAGATACCGGCGAACTTTTGGAAGTTACTGCAATTAAGCTGCAGGATCTTTATAAAGAGGCTTATAATTCTGCAGCAGATAAGGCCGGTGCCCTGCAGGAAGCCGCTTTTGCCAAATTGAAGGAAGAAACGGCAGAAAGAGTTCAAAGTTACCGAAAAGAATTTGAAGAAACTGCCGCAGAGATTGAAGCTCAGATGGATGACAACTTAAGTCAGACGAGGGAGATTGCCTCCGAATTTAAAGCCGAATGGGATGCTCAGGCAAAAGATTATCTTGCTCAAATGCAGTCAGATTTTTCTCAAGCACAAGAGAATATTTCTTCACGGATAGATTCCATATCCGAGAGATTAAAAGAAGCTGAAGATGCCGTTTCGGTTAGATCCGATGCTCTTTCTGCCGATTTAAACCAAACCGAATCCACCATGCGTTCTCAGTTTAATTCGCTTGCCGCCAATTTCCAAGATAATGTAAATTCTCTTTCCAAATTTACGGACAAAAAACTGAACGAGTTTAAGATTCAGACTGAAGAAAGATTTACAAAATTCGAAAAAGCTATCGAAAACGTTGACAGCCTGAAAGAAGAAATCGAACAATCTCAAGCCTGTATTAAAAATGAACTGATGGCAGAATTCTCTTCCTATGTAAATGCCGCAAAACAAAATCAGCAAAACTTTTTTAACGAGTTTTCTAATAATTCCGAAAAAATACGCGAGCGCATGAAGACAATAGATGCCGGCATTGATGATCTAAAAGCCAAGGCTTACGCCAACGTTTCTGAAAAACTTAAAATGTTTGAAGACGAGTTTTTTGCAGACCTTGCAAAAAGAAGTGAAGCTATAAACTTAAGCTTTGATCAGTGGAAAGAAGATGTTTCCGCCAATATGGCTCTTCTTGCTTCAGAAAATGAATCGGCAAGGAAGGACTTGGAAGAAAAGTATAAGGCTGAACTCCGTACAAGACTCGGTCAGACAGCAGAAGAATATAAGGCCTTATTTGCAAAACTGGATGAGAAGGTCAAAGATATTGAAAGCGGCTTAAATTCGAGAGTTTCGGCTGTTGACGGTACGGTAGAACAGTATATAGAAGCATTCCGTGCTGATGTAAATCAGATAAAAACAAAGGCTTCTCAACAGCTCGAAAGCGAACTTGCATCATATAAGATACAAATGCAGGAAGCTGTTGACGGTCAAAATGCCGAACTTGATAATACTGCAAAAGGCTTACAGGAAAAGCTTATAGCAATAAGGGAAGAGTCCGAATCGCAGTTTGAAACCATAAAGAAAGATTTTGAAGCATGGAAGGCCCGTACGGATCAGCAATTTACCGATGCCCGTTCTTTCTTTGATGACAAGATTACAAACTTTGCAGGTTTAACCGAAAACGCCATTAAAAATCTTGATACCAAATACAATGCTCAATATAAAGACTTTATGACAAAGAGCGGCGAAGCCTTCAACGGAATCCAAGCCAAATTAAATGCTGTTGACACAAAAGTTGCCTCTGCAAATAAAACTATCGAAGAACATGCTGCAGAAATAACAAACCGCTTTAATGATGAAGCCGAAAAGCTGAATGAAGTTATCAACAAAAAAATTACCGAGGCTGCATCTGAAGCTGAACATTCCGTACAGGGCATCAATGAGATGATTCTTGAAGTTAGAACACGTCTTGACGAAACTCAAGAAAAAATACGTGAAAAAATACAGGCAGATGCCGACCGCTTAAATTCACTGATAGAAGAGATAGATAAAAAACAAGCCGCTTTTATTACTCAGACCAAGGTTTTTGACCGTGCAGACGAATTAAAAGAAGGTTTAGAAAAAGATATTGCCTCTCTTAAAAATGAAGTCACAAAGTTTGAAGTTTACAAAAATACAATGGAAGATCTTTCGCTCCAATATGAAAAAGTTACTCATTTGGAAGAAGAAGCCAAACAAAAAGTTAACCGCTTTATGAATGAAAGAAAAAACATTGAACTTCTTGAGGGAGAGTTTATAAAACTTAGTACTCTTTCGGATTCCATGGATAAGAAAATAATTGAGCTTACTGCGGTAAATGATGATTTGCAGCAATATCAGGTTCAGATCAGAAGAATTGAAGAAAGCATAGGCGATGTGAACACCCGTTATGAAAGACTTGAGAAAAAAGAAGCTGTTTTAAATCAGACCCTTGAAAGCATCGATTCCGCTTTTGAGAATTTAAAAGAACTTGAGTCGGATATCAAAAAATTTAAAGGCGAGGTAAGTGTAATTCCTCCTGAAATGGAAAAGATAAAACTTACTCTTGAAACCCTTTTGTCAAATCAAGACCGAGCCGAGACCGTTTGCGAAAAAATTGAGAATGTGGACACCGTATTGGAAGAGTTAAACTCGAAAATGGATAACTTGAAACAGGCCAGGAGCTGGCTTGCCGCTACCGAAACCAGACTTAAAGAAATTTCGGAAGAATCTGAAGCTCAGTTAAAACTTATGGCAGATCTCTTTAAGGGTGAAAAACCTGAGCGAAATGAAAGCGGAAGTCCGTCGATAAGCGTTCAAGAAAACGTATTAAAACTTTCCCGCCAAGGCTGGAAAAACGGAGAAATTGCAAAGGCTTTAAATTTATCGCTTGGAGAAGTAGATCTCATTCTGGAGTATGCTAACAAAAGATAA
- a CDS encoding HAD family hydrolase, with protein sequence MKYGISAIAFDIDGTLYPSWRFNLRIIPFLLKNFNLMSAFNKTRKDIRLWQEKNPDKLLSNFFDFQAEILAEHSGKTKEDVKNFLETEIYTGWKKRFARIKPYFFVKEAIEEFKRQGLKIGLLSDFLPEQKNDVWGILPLCDASFGTESIGALKPSPLPFQKLAEALEEPCSKILYVGNNLKYDVAGAKSAGMYTACIKGRFFILLKKLFFQKEAEKPDIYFSNYRQLLKFMI encoded by the coding sequence ATGAAGTACGGTATTTCTGCTATAGCCTTTGACATTGACGGTACGCTCTATCCTTCATGGCGCTTTAATTTAAGGATAATTCCTTTTCTTTTAAAGAATTTTAACCTCATGTCTGCTTTTAACAAGACCCGCAAAGATATTCGGCTGTGGCAGGAAAAAAATCCTGATAAACTTTTGAGTAATTTTTTTGATTTTCAGGCAGAAATATTGGCGGAGCACAGCGGAAAAACCAAGGAAGATGTTAAAAATTTTTTGGAAACCGAAATTTATACGGGTTGGAAAAAGCGTTTTGCCCGAATAAAGCCTTACTTTTTTGTAAAAGAAGCCATAGAGGAATTTAAAAGGCAGGGCCTTAAAATTGGTCTTCTTTCGGATTTTCTGCCTGAACAAAAAAACGATGTATGGGGTATCTTACCTCTTTGCGATGCAAGTTTTGGAACGGAATCCATAGGAGCTTTAAAGCCTTCTCCGCTGCCGTTTCAAAAACTGGCGGAAGCTCTGGAAGAGCCTTGCAGCAAAATCCTATATGTGGGAAACAACTTAAAATACGATGTTGCCGGGGCTAAATCTGCCGGAATGTACACGGCCTGCATAAAGGGGCGCTTTTTTATTTTATTAAAAAAACTTTTTTTTCAAAAAGAGGCCGAAAAACCCGATATTTATTTTTCAAACTATCGTCAATTATTGAAATTTATGATATAA
- a CDS encoding mechanosensitive ion channel family protein: MGINLEQIQNFFRENLTIPFFMSIFSLIGIILIIYVFFKIVIKSLKKFTEHRVSPAIQNLITKILQYTCLAVILLTIFKKMGINISAFVGAAGIAGVAIGFAAQTSVSNIISGFFVLAEKAFKVGDRIQLADITGNVESIDFMAIRVKTLDGNIVRIPNEVVIKGNLINYSSLPIRRVETKVSVAYGTDMEKAESILMDIPNRIPQILKDPEPFMVWTAYANSGIEITFYAWGLNEDFLIIKNSVFKLIAELFEQADITIPFPQMDVYINPYSKGAK; the protein is encoded by the coding sequence ATGGGTATAAATTTAGAACAAATACAAAATTTTTTTAGGGAAAACTTGACCATCCCTTTTTTTATGTCGATTTTTTCTTTGATAGGAATAATTTTAATTATATACGTTTTTTTTAAAATTGTAATTAAATCGCTTAAAAAATTTACGGAACACAGGGTAAGTCCCGCAATTCAAAATCTTATAACGAAGATTTTGCAATACACCTGCTTAGCGGTAATCTTGCTCACAATATTTAAAAAAATGGGAATAAACATAAGCGCCTTTGTCGGAGCTGCAGGTATAGCCGGTGTTGCAATAGGTTTTGCCGCTCAAACTTCGGTATCAAACATAATTTCGGGCTTTTTTGTCCTTGCCGAAAAGGCTTTTAAAGTAGGCGACCGTATTCAGCTTGCAGATATAACCGGTAATGTAGAATCAATCGACTTTATGGCTATCAGGGTAAAAACCCTTGACGGAAACATAGTCCGAATTCCGAATGAAGTAGTCATCAAGGGAAATCTTATAAATTATTCCAGTCTCCCCATCAGAAGAGTTGAAACAAAGGTAAGTGTTGCATACGGAACCGATATGGAAAAGGCAGAATCAATATTGATGGACATTCCCAATCGAATTCCTCAAATATTGAAAGATCCGGAACCCTTCATGGTATGGACCGCATATGCAAATTCGGGCATCGAAATAACTTTCTATGCATGGGGATTAAATGAAGATTTTCTTATAATAAAAAACTCGGTTTTTAAGCTCATCGCAGAACTTTTTGAACAAGCCGATATAACAATTCCCTTCCCGCAGATGGATGTTTATATAAATCCTTACTCCAAAGGAGCAAAATAA
- a CDS encoding lipopolysaccharide assembly protein LapB yields MYSELKDGIDLYNKKDYQEALVFFLSVSTEDSLIKIEINYYIGLIYSRLSEYEQALEYLEQVVTSSKDIAKVYQCRLILAFIYANTGRTRLAEFELSKLLEAGYESVQVFSSLAYVYYEHKETEKAIDYYEKALKASPENSTALNGLAYILAETGKDLTRSLLLCKKAVEKQPENPAYLDSMALIYHKMDLSAEAEDYISRAKEKLPDNKIILKHFELITSDKREA; encoded by the coding sequence ATGTATTCCGAATTAAAAGATGGTATAGACCTATATAACAAAAAAGATTATCAGGAAGCCTTAGTTTTCTTTTTAAGCGTAAGTACGGAAGATTCTCTTATCAAAATCGAAATAAACTACTATATCGGGCTGATATATTCCCGTTTATCCGAATATGAACAAGCTCTGGAATACCTTGAACAGGTAGTTACCTCAAGCAAGGATATTGCAAAGGTTTATCAATGCAGATTGATTTTAGCTTTCATCTATGCCAATACCGGAAGAACCAGACTTGCGGAGTTTGAGCTTTCAAAATTGCTTGAAGCCGGCTATGAATCGGTGCAGGTTTTTTCCTCCTTAGCCTATGTTTACTATGAGCATAAAGAGACGGAGAAAGCAATAGACTATTACGAAAAAGCTTTAAAAGCTTCTCCGGAGAACAGTACAGCTTTAAACGGATTGGCTTATATTCTTGCTGAAACCGGCAAGGATTTAACCCGTTCCCTGCTTCTATGTAAAAAAGCGGTAGAAAAACAGCCTGAAAATCCCGCCTATTTGGATTCGATGGCTTTAATTTATCATAAAATGGATTTATCGGCAGAAGCCGAAGACTATATTTCTAGAGCAAAAGAAAAATTGCCCGATAATAAAATTATACTAAAGCATTTTGAACTTATAACTTCTGATAAGCGGGAGGCCTAA
- a CDS encoding galactokinase: MQKIVTFHIDEYGDEPEVCAAAPGRFHLLGEHTWFAQGNTLSMSINHYLYVCASKRSDNNFRLFSISLNERKKISYSGLRYKREDRWANSVKAVISAFNDLGYHISGLNFTILSEIPADAGLGTPNALKTATALILRKLFAPKLSKSDLVDILEHANVQHLNTYAHRADILCALFAKSNHCVRTDHRKKTADIYPFPIEGHSIILTDSRVPRIIAREELTARLDECVEAYELVKKQPDMPKNMMHLTEKMLEEIEIPESVRRRVTYIIRESLSVDEAVDALKRKDNIILSRILNRSHDGLRDRFEISCPELDWLVKRSLEFMEPSAANLVCARMTGKGFGGCTYTILRDQDAKAYVEKVGDYERIFGFKPLIYMAKPTGCARIF, encoded by the coding sequence ATGCAAAAAATAGTTACTTTTCATATTGACGAATATGGAGATGAACCTGAAGTATGTGCTGCAGCTCCGGGGCGGTTTCATCTTCTTGGTGAGCATACGTGGTTTGCCCAAGGAAATACTCTTTCCATGAGCATAAATCACTATTTGTATGTTTGTGCATCTAAACGCAGCGATAATAATTTTAGGTTATTTTCGATTTCGCTTAACGAACGGAAGAAGATTTCTTATTCCGGTCTCAGGTATAAGAGGGAAGACCGATGGGCTAATTCGGTTAAAGCCGTTATTTCTGCCTTTAATGACTTAGGATACCATATTTCCGGTTTAAATTTTACCATTTTGTCCGAAATACCCGCAGATGCAGGATTGGGAACTCCGAATGCTCTTAAAACTGCGACTGCATTGATACTGCGCAAACTATTTGCTCCTAAGCTTAGCAAAAGTGATCTGGTAGATATTCTGGAACATGCTAATGTTCAGCATTTAAATACCTATGCGCATAGGGCTGATATTTTGTGTGCTCTTTTTGCAAAGTCCAACCACTGTGTACGTACCGATCATAGAAAAAAAACAGCCGATATTTATCCGTTTCCGATTGAGGGGCATTCCATTATATTAACAGACTCCCGCGTACCACGCATAATTGCCCGTGAAGAATTGACTGCAAGATTGGATGAATGTGTTGAAGCCTATGAACTGGTAAAAAAGCAGCCGGATATGCCTAAAAATATGATGCATTTGACCGAAAAAATGCTTGAAGAAATAGAAATCCCTGAATCGGTGCGTAGAAGGGTAACCTACATTATCCGTGAGTCTTTGAGTGTTGATGAGGCTGTCGATGCCTTAAAGCGCAAAGACAATATTATTCTTTCCCGTATCTTAAACCGCTCCCATGACGGACTTAGGGATCGTTTTGAAATTTCTTGTCCTGAATTGGATTGGCTTGTTAAGCGCTCATTGGAATTTATGGAGCCTTCAGCCGCTAATCTGGTTTGTGCCCGAATGACGGGAAAAGGTTTTGGAGGATGCACTTATACTATTCTTAGAGATCAAGATGCAAAAGCCTATGTAGAAAAGGTCGGCGACTATGAAAGAATTTTCGGATTTAAACCGCTGATATATATGGCAAAACCTACCGGCTGTGCAAGAATCTTTTGA